A single Methylomonas sp. AM2-LC DNA region contains:
- the mgtA gene encoding magnesium-translocating P-type ATPase encodes MRKPVPKIDFPFWQLPLETLLEKLGTTPKGLSSHDAESRLQKFGPNLIHSEHKTALLLQFLSKFLNPLVIILLVASVFSAITGDVPSFIVISSIILISVTLDFVQEYRAGQAADKLRQSVSVRVQALRDGKSVEVALADLVEGDVALLSAGNMIPCDGRLLEAKDFFVNQALLTGEPYPVEKTVGELPTEKNVLNATNSVLLGTSVISGSAKVLMCRTGQNTELGEIADSLLVKAPISDFDEGTRRFGLLIMRLTIIMVLFVLLVNAFLDRPWLESFLFAVALAVGLTPELLPMVVSVTLSRGAMRMATNKVIVKRLSSIQSLGSMDVFCTDKTGTLTEARIHLERHLDPLGAESQQVLELAYYNSFFETGLKSPLDDAILEHTEINTTGWQKIDEVSFDFERRRVSVLIDNANSRLLVVKGAPEDILRLSVSYQTAGSSEVHALTEDIRQQINTQFESLSKEGFRVLGIASRQVGKEHSHAVLSDEIELVFAGFAAFLDPPKESARQALIALANDRVAVKIITGDNELVTQHVCAKLGVTVTGMLNGIDIEKLDDMALAVRVEQVNLFCRVTPAQKNRIILALKRRGHVVGYLGDGINDAPSLHSADVGISVDSAVDVAKAAADMILLEQDLGVLHAGVLEGRRTFGNIMKYIMMGTSSNFGNMFSMAGASLFLPFLPMLPLQILLNNLLYDISELPIPLDRVDDDYLSHPRHWDMNFIRNFMLTVGPISSIFDFLTFYILLTVFHADQALFHTGWFIESMATQVLVIFIIRTRKNPFKSTPNIWLVFFALSVVATAILLPFTPAATYLGFVVPPAFFFLVLSGMVLVYLLMVEAIKQWFFRRLVVE; translated from the coding sequence ATGCGTAAACCAGTACCTAAGATAGATTTCCCCTTTTGGCAGCTTCCCCTGGAAACGCTTTTAGAAAAGCTGGGGACCACGCCGAAAGGATTGAGCAGTCACGATGCAGAAAGCCGATTACAAAAGTTTGGACCCAATTTAATCCATTCCGAACATAAAACGGCGTTATTATTGCAATTTTTATCTAAATTTCTCAACCCGTTAGTCATTATTCTGTTGGTTGCCAGTGTGTTTTCAGCTATTACTGGCGATGTTCCCAGCTTCATTGTAATCAGCAGTATTATCCTTATTAGCGTAACGCTAGATTTCGTGCAGGAATATCGCGCCGGTCAGGCCGCCGATAAGTTGCGGCAGTCTGTCAGTGTGCGTGTACAGGCTCTGCGTGATGGTAAATCTGTAGAAGTTGCGCTTGCCGATTTGGTAGAGGGCGATGTAGCGTTACTCAGTGCAGGTAATATGATTCCCTGTGATGGCCGTTTATTGGAAGCAAAAGATTTCTTTGTTAATCAAGCCTTGCTGACTGGGGAACCTTATCCGGTTGAGAAAACAGTCGGAGAATTACCAACAGAGAAAAACGTTCTCAACGCGACCAACTCGGTATTATTGGGAACATCCGTCATCAGTGGTTCAGCTAAAGTACTGATGTGCCGAACTGGGCAAAATACTGAGCTGGGCGAGATTGCCGACTCGTTACTGGTTAAAGCACCTATTAGCGATTTTGATGAAGGCACACGCCGTTTCGGTCTTCTGATTATGCGTTTAACCATCATCATGGTGTTATTCGTGCTGCTGGTAAATGCTTTTTTAGACAGGCCCTGGTTGGAGTCGTTTCTGTTTGCAGTGGCGCTGGCGGTTGGGTTAACACCGGAATTGTTGCCGATGGTGGTCTCTGTCACGCTGTCACGAGGTGCTATGCGCATGGCCACCAACAAGGTGATAGTCAAGCGGCTTAGTTCTATCCAAAGCTTAGGCAGTATGGATGTATTCTGTACCGATAAAACCGGCACCCTTACAGAAGCCCGTATTCATCTGGAGCGACATCTGGATCCGTTAGGAGCTGAAAGCCAACAGGTATTGGAGTTGGCCTATTACAATAGCTTTTTTGAAACCGGGCTGAAAAGTCCGCTGGACGATGCGATTCTCGAGCATACTGAAATAAACACGACTGGCTGGCAGAAAATAGATGAAGTGTCTTTCGATTTCGAGCGTCGTCGGGTATCGGTACTCATCGATAACGCCAACAGTCGTTTACTGGTAGTAAAAGGGGCGCCGGAAGATATTTTGCGTTTGTCGGTTAGTTATCAAACGGCAGGCAGCTCAGAAGTTCATGCTTTGACTGAAGACATTCGCCAGCAAATCAATACTCAATTCGAATCACTCAGTAAAGAAGGCTTTCGCGTATTAGGCATCGCCTCGCGGCAGGTAGGCAAAGAACACAGTCATGCTGTGCTCAGCGATGAAATTGAACTGGTCTTTGCCGGTTTTGCCGCCTTTCTCGATCCTCCCAAAGAGAGTGCCAGACAAGCCCTGATTGCCTTGGCCAACGATAGAGTGGCTGTCAAAATTATCACTGGCGATAACGAACTGGTTACTCAACATGTTTGTGCCAAGCTCGGCGTTACCGTTACCGGCATGCTTAATGGTATCGATATCGAAAAGCTGGATGATATGGCGCTAGCGGTGCGTGTAGAGCAAGTCAACTTGTTCTGCCGGGTAACTCCAGCACAGAAAAATCGTATTATTTTGGCCTTAAAACGGCGCGGTCATGTGGTTGGTTATTTAGGCGATGGCATCAACGACGCGCCTTCGCTGCATTCTGCCGATGTGGGTATTTCGGTGGACAGTGCGGTAGATGTGGCAAAAGCCGCTGCCGATATGATCCTTTTAGAGCAGGATCTGGGCGTACTTCACGCGGGTGTATTGGAAGGTCGACGCACCTTTGGAAATATCATGAAATATATCATGATGGGTACCAGCTCTAATTTCGGCAATATGTTCAGCATGGCAGGAGCTTCTTTATTTTTGCCATTCCTGCCAATGCTACCTCTGCAAATACTGCTGAACAATCTGCTTTACGACATTTCCGAACTACCTATCCCGCTAGATAGAGTCGATGACGATTATTTAAGTCATCCCCGCCATTGGGATATGAACTTCATCCGCAATTTTATGCTGACCGTAGGGCCTATCAGTTCTATTTTCGACTTCCTGACCTTTTATATTTTATTAACAGTGTTCCATGCCGATCAGGCGCTTTTCCACACAGGCTGGTTTATCGAATCAATGGCCACACAGGTACTGGTTATTTTCATTATCCGCACCCGCAAAAATCCTTTTAAAAGCACCCCCAACATCTGGCTAGTCTTTTTTGCCCTGTCAGTGGTGGCAACCGCTATCCTATTACCGTTTACACCAGCGGCAACCTATCTTGGTTTTGTGGTACCACCCGCCTTCTTTTTCTTGGTGCTATCTGGAATGGTATTAGTTTACTTACTGATGGTTGAAGCAATAAAACAGTGGTTTTTCAGGCGTTTGGTGGTGGAGTGA
- a CDS encoding type II toxin-antitoxin system ParD family antitoxin: protein MATMNISIPDPMKDWVQSQVDTGAYSNTSDYVRDLIRQDQNHRSKLEALQAAITVGIESGISNKSFDQIIEQVRHKLKSDNT from the coding sequence ATGGCTACAATGAACATTTCTATCCCAGACCCCATGAAAGATTGGGTGCAATCCCAAGTAGATACTGGAGCTTATTCAAATACAAGTGATTATGTGCGCGACTTAATCCGCCAAGACCAAAATCATCGTAGTAAGCTAGAAGCTTTACAGGCAGCTATCACTGTTGGAATAGAAAGCGGCATAAGTAATAAATCGTTTGATCAAATCATTGAGCAAGTACGTCATAAATTGAAAAGCGATAATACATGA
- a CDS encoding DUF5615 family PIN-like protein produces the protein MKLLLDENLSRRIIPFIQNCYPDSTQITLIGIESVDDR, from the coding sequence ATGAAATTGCTGCTGGATGAAAATCTGTCACGACGCATTATTCCATTTATTCAAAATTGCTATCCCGATTCCACACAAATTACGCTAATTGGGATTGAAAGCGTTGATGATCGATAA
- a CDS encoding DUF433 domain-containing protein translates to MAIDYHNIITLEPGKCGGKPCIRGLRITVYDVLTWLADGISREEIIDNFPELNSNDITASLLFAADRERQSLAINAL, encoded by the coding sequence ATGGCTATCGATTATCACAATATCATTACCCTTGAACCTGGCAAGTGTGGCGGTAAGCCTTGCATAAGAGGTTTGCGAATTACAGTTTATGATGTGCTTACCTGGTTAGCCGATGGCATAAGCAGGGAAGAAATTATTGATAACTTCCCTGAACTCAATAGCAATGATATTACCGCCAGCTTATTGTTCGCCGCTGACAGAGAACGTCAATCATTGGCTATTAACGCATTATGA
- a CDS encoding YicC/YloC family endoribonuclease has protein sequence MIKSMTAFADGEIAVDNLVILCELRSVNHRYSDISIKLPERLKYAETDVRRLISEKLKRGKIDCTINYKKQASAQTFAVNTDIIDKLLAATRQIEKAMSKPRSFSALEVLAFPGVQQETETDKQLIQQAIIKMLESTLDILLKTRSREGQQLAELLIDRSHKMRQLIESARLRMPEVLSNVRTKLTARVAELVADPNFERLEQELVLLAHKMDVDEELDRLETHVTELLHSLKQAEPVGRRLDFLMQEMNREANTLGSKSADREMTQISIELKVLIEQMREQIQNIE, from the coding sequence ATGATAAAAAGCATGACGGCTTTTGCAGACGGCGAAATTGCAGTGGATAACTTGGTTATTTTGTGCGAACTTCGCTCTGTCAATCATCGCTATAGCGATATCAGCATCAAACTGCCCGAACGCTTAAAGTATGCAGAAACTGATGTGCGGCGCCTAATTTCTGAAAAATTGAAACGCGGCAAAATAGACTGCACGATTAATTATAAGAAACAAGCCAGTGCGCAGACATTTGCTGTCAACACGGACATTATCGATAAATTATTAGCGGCTACCCGCCAAATTGAGAAAGCAATGTCCAAACCGCGCTCTTTTTCGGCATTGGAAGTGCTGGCATTCCCTGGCGTACAACAGGAAACCGAAACAGACAAACAGCTTATTCAGCAAGCCATTATCAAGATGCTGGAATCGACCCTGGACATTTTACTGAAAACCCGAAGCCGCGAGGGCCAGCAACTGGCTGAATTACTGATAGACCGTAGTCATAAAATGCGGCAACTGATTGAGTCTGCAAGACTACGTATGCCAGAGGTATTGAGCAATGTACGTACTAAACTCACTGCGCGTGTGGCAGAATTGGTCGCCGATCCTAATTTTGAGCGCCTGGAACAGGAATTGGTGTTATTGGCGCACAAAATGGATGTTGATGAAGAATTGGATAGACTGGAAACCCACGTTACTGAACTGTTGCATAGTCTAAAACAAGCCGAGCCTGTGGGGCGACGTTTAGATTTTTTGATGCAAGAGATGAACCGCGAGGCAAATACCTTAGGCTCTAAATCCGCAGACCGGGAAATGACACAGATTTCGATTGAATTGAAAGTATTGATTGAGCAGATGCGGGAGCAGATTCAGAATATTGAATGA
- a CDS encoding serine/threonine-protein kinase — MLKPRGSESNHKRSYHLKVGTIIDQYIIEREFARGGFSSVYLARQQKDQTQVLIKEYLPNKLAHRAWNNLVVPNNPASRILFLQGRGLFFEEAKVLATLKHPNIVDVISFFKANDTVYLVMIYDYGITLDKILLGHSELISEVFLCTVFRRLLAGVDFMHQRKLLHLDIKPANILIRPDNNPLLLDFGAIRYFSQQKQKPLSKVVTNGFSPVEQYDTHGQIGPWTDIYSVGASMRACMDGKAPQSSLDRLKYDEMQSATVLHRKKYPEYLLKAVDWAMALQAKDRPQSVAQFLQAIDPDLKR, encoded by the coding sequence ATGCTAAAACCCAGAGGATCAGAAAGTAATCATAAACGGAGCTATCATCTCAAAGTAGGGACTATTATAGATCAGTACATCATTGAACGGGAGTTTGCACGCGGCGGTTTCAGTTCTGTGTATTTGGCCAGACAGCAAAAAGATCAAACCCAAGTGCTGATTAAAGAGTATCTGCCGAATAAACTGGCACATCGTGCCTGGAATAATTTAGTGGTGCCTAATAATCCCGCCAGCAGAATATTGTTTTTGCAGGGTCGTGGTCTGTTTTTTGAAGAAGCCAAGGTATTGGCTACTTTAAAGCATCCCAATATCGTAGATGTAATTAGTTTTTTTAAGGCCAATGATACGGTATATTTGGTGATGATTTATGATTATGGTATTACGTTGGATAAAATTTTGCTCGGACACTCCGAGCTAATTAGCGAGGTGTTTCTGTGTACTGTATTTCGACGCTTGTTAGCAGGTGTTGATTTTATGCATCAGCGCAAATTATTACATCTTGATATTAAGCCTGCCAATATTCTTATTCGCCCGGATAACAATCCCTTGCTGCTGGATTTTGGTGCTATTCGTTATTTTTCCCAACAAAAACAAAAGCCACTGTCCAAAGTCGTGACAAATGGCTTTTCCCCGGTCGAACAATATGACACACATGGGCAAATTGGCCCTTGGACAGATATTTATTCGGTGGGTGCTAGTATGCGTGCCTGTATGGATGGTAAAGCCCCACAGTCGTCTTTAGATAGGCTTAAATACGATGAAATGCAGAGTGCTACCGTCTTGCATAGAAAAAAATATCCAGAATATTTGCTTAAAGCGGTGGATTGGGCAATGGCTTTGCAAGCTAAAGATCGCCCGCAATCCGTTGCTCAATTCCTGCAAGCTATAGATCCAGACCTAAAACGCTGA
- a CDS encoding response regulator transcription factor: MNTLTMDKPQLLLVDDDVTFCNVLKQALEKRNFQVAIANDVSTAIQLAEQTEPEYAVIDLRIGFESGLEMVKKLISLDSNTQIVMLTGFASIATAVEAIKLGAIHYLTKPANADEIVNALHKNEGDTSVAISDNPLSVKRLEWEHLQKVLMQHDGNISAAARALNMHRRTLQRKLEKRPVRE, encoded by the coding sequence ATGAACACATTAACTATGGATAAGCCTCAATTACTGCTAGTGGATGATGATGTCACCTTTTGTAACGTCCTGAAACAGGCTTTGGAAAAACGTAATTTTCAAGTGGCTATCGCCAATGATGTCAGCACAGCCATACAATTGGCAGAACAGACAGAACCAGAATACGCGGTAATTGATTTGCGCATAGGTTTTGAATCGGGTTTAGAAATGGTTAAAAAACTGATTTCCCTGGATTCCAACACGCAGATAGTTATGCTAACTGGCTTTGCCAGTATCGCCACTGCTGTTGAAGCGATTAAACTGGGCGCCATTCACTACTTAACCAAACCCGCCAATGCCGACGAAATTGTCAATGCATTACATAAGAACGAAGGAGATACCTCGGTTGCGATTAGCGATAACCCTTTATCGGTTAAGCGTCTAGAGTGGGAACATCTGCAAAAAGTGTTAATGCAACACGATGGCAATATTTCGGCCGCGGCCAGAGCATTGAATATGCATCGCCGTACCTTACAGCGTAAACTTGAAAAAAGACCCGTTAGAGAATAA
- a CDS encoding ATP-binding protein, which translates to MFTQLLPKTQISIRENLRWLYILRNLMLFIVTLTVFIATNGLSIDLPQNQLWMAIFAISMLNLYTWLRLRTSEEVTEHEIFSQICMDVLALAYLLYLTGGASNPLAWIFLLPLIITAIMLPQAYAWNMVIITSCIYTVLITYHISLPIVEPHMMHEPISEMTPEMILQSHLMDDRRYFNLHVLGMWFGFVFSAGLVAFFVVALSKTLRERERNLAEARESALRDEKIVSLATLAASAAHDMGTPLGTIAILTHEMSEELPSRHFPEMHQKLMIVQQQLDRCKQALAVMSASSGEMRAESGKVMLVSEYIDEVLNQWRTHKVSTKLKLFISPNVNIGAEIIAERTITHSIINILNNAAEATPADKGIEFHVNWDEWQLNLEIKDFGTGLPDELIDFAGHKPVKSNKQGMGVGLFLTYTTIKRIGGKITFSNIESGGASVAISLPLLTTESLDEHINYG; encoded by the coding sequence ATGTTTACCCAATTACTCCCCAAAACACAGATTTCCATTCGCGAAAATCTAAGATGGCTTTATATTCTTAGAAACCTGATGTTATTTATCGTCACTTTAACCGTTTTTATAGCCACTAACGGACTGAGCATTGATTTGCCGCAAAATCAGTTATGGATGGCCATTTTCGCCATTTCCATGCTTAATCTCTATACTTGGCTGCGTTTACGCACCTCTGAAGAAGTGACAGAACACGAAATATTTTCACAAATTTGCATGGATGTTCTGGCCTTAGCGTATCTGCTGTATCTGACTGGAGGCGCTTCAAACCCACTTGCCTGGATATTTTTACTACCCTTGATTATTACCGCCATCATGCTTCCACAGGCTTATGCCTGGAATATGGTGATCATCACTTCATGTATTTATACCGTATTAATTACCTACCATATCTCTTTGCCGATTGTTGAGCCGCATATGATGCACGAGCCTATCAGTGAAATGACTCCCGAAATGATCTTACAATCACATCTGATGGATGATCGTCGATATTTTAATTTACATGTTTTGGGCATGTGGTTCGGTTTTGTATTTAGCGCAGGTTTGGTAGCATTTTTTGTGGTTGCTTTATCAAAGACCTTGCGTGAGCGAGAACGTAACCTGGCCGAAGCCCGCGAGAGTGCATTACGGGATGAAAAAATCGTATCATTAGCGACACTAGCCGCTAGTGCAGCCCATGACATGGGTACCCCCCTGGGAACCATTGCTATACTCACTCATGAAATGAGCGAAGAATTGCCTTCTCGGCATTTTCCAGAGATGCATCAGAAACTTATGATTGTGCAGCAACAATTGGATCGCTGCAAACAAGCTTTAGCAGTCATGTCCGCTTCATCGGGCGAAATGCGTGCAGAGTCAGGTAAAGTAATGTTGGTAAGCGAATACATTGATGAAGTTCTCAATCAATGGCGAACCCACAAAGTGTCAACCAAGCTTAAATTATTTATTTCACCAAATGTGAATATTGGTGCCGAAATTATTGCTGAACGCACCATTACCCATTCCATTATTAATATTCTTAATAATGCTGCCGAAGCAACGCCTGCAGACAAAGGTATAGAGTTCCATGTAAATTGGGATGAATGGCAATTAAATTTAGAAATTAAAGACTTTGGTACAGGACTTCCTGATGAGTTGATTGATTTTGCTGGTCATAAACCCGTCAAAAGTAACAAACAAGGCATGGGCGTTGGTTTATTTTTAACCTATACCACTATCAAGCGGATAGGCGGTAAAATAACATTTAGCAATATTGAATCGGGTGGTGCCAGTGTAGCTATCAGCTTGCCACTCTTAACAACGGAGAGTTTAGATGAACACATTAACTATGGATAA
- a CDS encoding peroxiredoxin, whose translation MQKNIFLYKTLGAFIVWLFFMSLAHAEPLQVGQTAPDFQLKAQDGSEVSLASRQGVGWTVLYFYPKAGTPGCTAQACAFRDALQVIRQQNTEVYGISTDEIKALQVFHQQHKLSFTLLSDPEAKVTSAYGVKMPVLTMAKRWTFIVDPELVIRHIDDDVDPALDAQRVSERLKQLQNTAR comes from the coding sequence ATGCAAAAAAATATTTTTCTGTATAAAACTCTTGGCGCTTTTATTGTTTGGCTATTTTTTATGTCATTGGCACATGCTGAGCCTTTACAAGTTGGGCAAACAGCACCCGATTTCCAATTAAAAGCTCAAGATGGTTCTGAAGTGAGCTTGGCCTCGCGTCAGGGTGTTGGCTGGACGGTGCTATACTTTTATCCCAAGGCAGGCACGCCGGGTTGTACAGCTCAGGCCTGTGCATTTCGGGACGCTTTACAAGTTATACGTCAGCAAAACACCGAAGTATATGGTATCAGTACAGATGAAATAAAAGCATTGCAGGTGTTTCATCAACAGCATAAACTCAGCTTTACTTTGTTGTCCGATCCAGAGGCTAAAGTGACTAGTGCCTATGGTGTAAAAATGCCGGTTCTGACTATGGCAAAGCGCTGGACATTTATAGTTGATCCTGAGTTAGTGATTAGGCACATTGATGATGATGTGGATCCTGCTTTAGATGCACAACGGGTTTCAGAGCGCTTAAAACAATTGCAAAACACTGCACGGTAA
- a CDS encoding YchE family NAAT transporter has protein sequence MLNWNEYLQLLAGLVSVVNPIGAIPIFISLTVQRSPRERRRIAQITALSVAMVLLIALVAGEPILHFLGISLAAFRVAGGLLVLWMGMSMLHVNDDRSRHTPEERAESFEKDSVAVVPLAIPLLSGPGAISTVIVYAHGQQAVAHYLLMSAVILSVAGIVLTALMAAQRIARVMGNTGMNVVTRVMGLLLASIAIEFIVKGLKALFPVLAGGNVFI, from the coding sequence ATGTTAAATTGGAACGAGTATCTACAGCTGTTAGCTGGGCTGGTGTCAGTGGTAAATCCTATCGGCGCCATTCCTATTTTTATTAGTCTTACCGTGCAGCGATCACCTAGAGAGCGTCGGAGAATTGCTCAAATTACTGCACTATCAGTCGCTATGGTGTTATTGATTGCATTAGTGGCGGGAGAGCCCATATTGCATTTTTTGGGTATTAGTCTGGCTGCATTTCGCGTGGCAGGGGGATTGCTGGTGTTATGGATGGGTATGTCCATGTTGCATGTCAATGATGACAGATCGCGACATACCCCAGAAGAGCGTGCGGAATCATTTGAGAAAGATTCAGTAGCTGTTGTGCCATTGGCTATACCTTTGCTCAGTGGTCCCGGTGCTATCAGTACCGTTATCGTATACGCTCATGGTCAACAAGCTGTTGCACATTATCTGTTAATGAGCGCGGTCATCTTGTCGGTGGCGGGTATTGTGTTGACTGCCTTAATGGCAGCACAGCGCATTGCGAGAGTGATGGGAAATACCGGTATGAATGTGGTAACTAGAGTGATGGGATTGTTATTGGCCTCTATTGCTATCGAATTTATTGTAAAAGGTTTAAAAGCATTGTTTCCAGTGTTGGCAGGGGGGAACGTCTTTATTTAA
- a CDS encoding YccF domain-containing protein: protein MSEIGNFFWFILGGGFMGLAWWLSGFLAIITIYGIPWAKSCFVIGYFSFLPFGKEAINRKLLTEQDDIGTGSLGKAGNLIWLIFAGIWLALGHVMFAAVCFISILGIPFGIQHLKLAGLALAPIGQTIVAKEVAVAARNRHAQTKLSK, encoded by the coding sequence ATGAGTGAAATAGGTAATTTTTTTTGGTTTATTTTGGGTGGTGGCTTTATGGGGCTTGCATGGTGGCTAAGCGGCTTTTTGGCTATTATCACCATTTATGGTATTCCCTGGGCTAAATCCTGCTTCGTGATCGGTTACTTTTCGTTTCTACCGTTCGGAAAAGAAGCCATTAATCGCAAATTACTCACAGAACAAGATGATATTGGCACTGGCAGCCTAGGCAAAGCAGGTAACCTGATATGGTTAATTTTTGCGGGAATCTGGCTGGCATTAGGTCATGTTATGTTTGCTGCTGTGTGTTTTATCTCCATACTGGGCATTCCGTTTGGCATACAGCATTTAAAGCTGGCAGGACTGGCATTGGCACCCATCGGCCAAACTATTGTGGCAAAAGAAGTGGCTGTTGCAGCACGAAATCGTCACGCCCAAACAAAGTTATCTAAATAA
- a CDS encoding DUF4337 domain-containing protein, with amino-acid sequence MSEEFEVKGPHEEVLEAGEDHESSGESKKFNATLAVMTAIMASIGALLSYQANVTLGEAIIFKNEASILKTEASDQWNFFQAKSSKQNIAELASKLTTGKDREDSLQDVSRYEVEKESIKIKAEDIEKRAHEADQLSEQSLHHHHRWATGTTALQIAISLAAIALLTRRKWLEYVSLFCALVGIGFGVFAWLGL; translated from the coding sequence ATGAGTGAAGAGTTTGAAGTAAAAGGACCTCACGAAGAAGTTTTAGAAGCCGGAGAGGACCATGAATCGAGTGGTGAAAGCAAAAAATTCAACGCGACTTTAGCCGTAATGACCGCCATTATGGCATCAATTGGTGCCTTACTTTCTTATCAGGCTAATGTCACCTTAGGCGAAGCAATTATCTTCAAAAATGAAGCTTCCATTCTGAAAACCGAAGCCTCTGATCAGTGGAATTTCTTTCAGGCAAAAAGTAGTAAACAAAATATTGCAGAGCTTGCCAGCAAACTAACCACAGGTAAAGATAGGGAGGACAGCCTACAGGATGTGTCTCGCTACGAAGTTGAAAAGGAGAGTATTAAAATAAAAGCTGAAGACATTGAAAAGCGTGCACATGAAGCCGATCAGCTCTCTGAACAATCCTTACACCATCACCATCGCTGGGCTACTGGCACAACCGCATTACAAATTGCTATTTCACTTGCGGCAATAGCGCTATTAACTCGGCGAAAATGGTTAGAATATGTCAGTTTATTTTGCGCCTTGGTGGGTATAGGCTTTGGTGTGTTTGCCTGGCTAGGACTCTAA
- a CDS encoding response regulator transcription factor yields the protein MENKIRIVLVDDHAVVRAGFRMLLATQDAFEVIGEASRGEQAIQQYLELQPDIMVMDLSMPGIGGLETIRRIKHRDNAALILVFSVHHEQVYVHRALAAGAKGYITKNSAPEILPEAIIAIMQGDNYVEQGLIKTQGKSNTTDNMHAIINGFSQREFDVFTLLAQGLSVHKIADELCLGYKTVANYATQIKKKLQVDSLIALAQLANEWGIGQR from the coding sequence ATGGAAAATAAAATCAGGATTGTTCTGGTCGATGATCATGCTGTGGTACGGGCCGGTTTTCGAATGTTGCTAGCCACACAGGATGCTTTTGAAGTGATTGGCGAAGCTTCTCGCGGCGAACAGGCTATACAGCAATATTTGGAACTACAGCCCGATATAATGGTAATGGATTTATCCATGCCAGGTATCGGAGGATTGGAAACCATACGCCGCATCAAGCATCGCGATAATGCGGCATTGATTTTGGTATTCAGCGTCCATCATGAACAAGTTTACGTGCATCGAGCTTTAGCGGCAGGCGCGAAAGGCTACATCACCAAAAATAGTGCACCTGAAATTCTGCCTGAGGCAATTATCGCTATCATGCAGGGCGATAATTATGTGGAGCAAGGCTTAATAAAAACCCAAGGTAAATCAAACACCACAGACAATATGCATGCCATTATCAATGGGTTTTCGCAGCGAGAGTTTGACGTATTCACCCTGCTCGCTCAAGGCTTGAGTGTGCATAAAATTGCTGACGAGTTATGTCTGGGTTACAAAACGGTTGCCAATTATGCCACCCAAATCAAAAAAAAATTGCAAGTGGATAGTTTAATTGCACTAGCGCAGCTAGCCAATGAATGGGGTATTGGACAGCGTTGA